A stretch of the Argentina anserina chromosome 6, drPotAnse1.1, whole genome shotgun sequence genome encodes the following:
- the LOC126800682 gene encoding protein DMP10-like has protein sequence MKTIATASNLANLLPTGTVLAFETLIPSLSGDGECHTANKGFSISVIIICALICFFSTFTDSFVDSTDGKLYYGIITRKGMHILNPGEKEITDDEKKRLEKYRIKPKDYLHAFVSLSLFMIFALTDLNVKNCFFPDAPEDLNQITIHHLPLAAGVFASFIFTVFPTTRRGIGYTQPRPDKIDKNSWNQNLATRATDLEMGFVPVGAEAEAKASITTANS, from the coding sequence ATGAAGACCATAGCCACTGCATCCAATCTTGCTAACCTCCTGCCTACCGGTACCGTCCTCGCATTCGAGACCCTCATTCCTAGTTTGTCAGGTGACGGCGAATGCCATACTGCCAATAAGGGTTTTTCGATATCCGTAATAATAATTTGTGCCCTCATCTGCTTCTTCTCCACATTTACTGATAGCTTCGTTGACAGTACCGATGGGAAGCTCTATTATGGCATTATCACTCGCAAAGGCATGCACATCTTGAATCCTGGAGAAAAAGAGATCACTGATGACGAAAAAAAGCGCTTAGAGAAGTATAGAATAAAACCTAAAGATTATCTTCACGCTTTTGTTTCACTATCTCTGTTCATGATCTTTGCTCTTACGGACCTCAACGTGAAAAACTGTTTCTTCCCGGACGCACCAGAAGATCTCAATCAAATCACGATCCATCATTTACCACTAGCAGCTGGGGTATTTGCATCCTTTATATTCACAGTTTTCCCAACTACTCGAAGAGGGATAGGATATACACAGCCCCGGCCAGATAAGATCGATAAAAATAGTTGGAACCAGAACTTAGCCACCAGGGCCACTGACTTGGAGATGGGGTTTGTGCCCGTAGGAGCCGAGGCTGAGGCCAAGGCCTCCATCACAACGGCTAATTCATAG